The window AATTCGGCTTTGTAGAATCTCTCGTGCTAAAACATAAAAACGAATTATGGGTCAGCCAAATGCCTACGGCCTCAATTCATATCTTTGATCTTACGTCTTTTGAGTATAAAAGAACTATAAACTCTACAGGTACATGGAGCAAGGTAATGGCTTATAATGCCGGCCTTGATAAGGTCTATTTGAGTAATTGGACCTCACAGGACATAAGCGTTATCGATCCTTCTTCTTATAAAGAAGAAAAAAAGATAAAGACTAAGGCTGTTCCGAGAGGTATGGCATTTTCTCAGGACGGAAAATTTATCTACTGTGCACAATTTGAAGATTCGGCCGGTAATTCTCAATGTAAACTTATAAAAAAATCCTTAGCCGATTATAAAACCGTTTACGAGGGCGGGGTAAAGGGGGCAAAGCGGCACATTGTTACCGACTATGAGCGTAAGCTAATCTACGTTTCGGATATGAGAAATGATATTGTTGAAGCTTATTCTACGGATAAGGATGAGCTTGTTGCAAGTATCAAGGTGTTTTTTAATCCGAATACTATTCAGCTTTCGCCTGATAAAAGCCTTCTCTATGTTTCATGCAGGGGGCCGAATAATCCCGATAAGGGATATTTGTATAAGGGTTATGTTTTCGGCCGTCTAGATATAATCGATACAAAAACATTTACCCGTATTGAAAGCATTGAAGCCGGTAATCAGCCTACAGGCTTGGATGTTTCTCCCGACGGAAAAAAAATAGTTCTATCCGATTTTTTGGATAATAGAATACGGGTGTACGAACTAAAGTCTTCACTACTTGAATAGGAGGTTTTTTAAGTTTAGAATAAGATAATAAGAAGGAGCTGATGTTTAATTTTGATAAAAAAACTGAATATGAAGATTTTCTCGAACTTTTAAAAAAATCGGATTCTTTGAACAGTTTAAATTTATCCGGTTTGGAATTTGAAGGTTTAGACTTTTCAAAAAAATCTTTTACCGGATGTACTTTTTCAAATAGCAAATTTAAAAACTGTAATTGCAGCAACCTACACCTTAGAATGTGTTTTTTTGATTTTTGCGAAATAGACTCTTGTAATTTTCAAAATTCCGATATTCAGTTTTCTTCATTCGGAGGGGCAAGAATTATCCGCACTGATTTTAAAAATTCCGAGCTTCTGCAAAATAATTTTAACGGAATAAGGGCGGAAGATGTTTCCTATAACGATTCTGATTTATATAGCTCACGTTTTATGTTTTCGTTTTTAAAAAACGTTTATTTTCAAAACTGCAACCTTAAAAAGACCTTGTTTCTATATTCGAAAGAAGATGGCGTTTCTTATAAGTCATCCAATACGCGTGAGGCTGTATTTACGGAAGGGGATGAATTTATATGAAAGTTTATCTTCATTTTTCGCCGCAATTTTTTGCAAACACCTATCTTATCGGAAATGAAATTACAAAAGAGGCTGTTATAATTGACCCTGCAAAAATTACCGAAAAGATGATACATCAAATTGAAAA of the Treponema denticola ATCC 35405 genome contains:
- a CDS encoding beta-propeller fold lactonase family protein, giving the protein MKKFLCIFCFFLSVLLCFADFAFDLNLQPYKNAEFFADGLKVESKLISSDKTLGHLSFTLNDTTTSLVIKKEGFRTHSLDLTSIENKKAFVVLSPIDSKYDVVKVFPTGRKPKSVTFVNDKAVAVALLDGSGFDLIDIETGETKRISPPKEYAEKFGFVESLVLKHKNELWVSQMPTASIHIFDLTSFEYKRTINSTGTWSKVMAYNAGLDKVYLSNWTSQDISVIDPSSYKEEKKIKTKAVPRGMAFSQDGKFIYCAQFEDSAGNSQCKLIKKSLADYKTVYEGGVKGAKRHIVTDYERKLIYVSDMRNDIVEAYSTDKDELVASIKVFFNPNTIQLSPDKSLLYVSCRGPNNPDKGYLYKGYVFGRLDIIDTKTFTRIESIEAGNQPTGLDVSPDGKKIVLSDFLDNRIRVYELKSSLLE
- a CDS encoding pentapeptide repeat-containing protein, whose product is MFNFDKKTEYEDFLELLKKSDSLNSLNLSGLEFEGLDFSKKSFTGCTFSNSKFKNCNCSNLHLRMCFFDFCEIDSCNFQNSDIQFSSFGGARIIRTDFKNSELLQNNFNGIRAEDVSYNDSDLYSSRFMFSFLKNVYFQNCNLKKTLFLYSKEDGVSYKSSNTREAVFTEGDEFI